From a region of the Alnus glutinosa chromosome 1, dhAlnGlut1.1, whole genome shotgun sequence genome:
- the LOC133869800 gene encoding uncharacterized protein LOC133869800 isoform X1, with the protein MPKPNEEEESDGLEITSIGSLYKGPWDKKYWSSSRGKDRYPYPVGYQVVRAHNGSTYKMEIHEGPKGPLFVITSDGHSGSGQTPGIAWEKFQKKGCPRMKIWHGKRFSGKIDGVEFFGFKNQLVQRLLRELVANVNGTAERSLFSSSSVNGASKTEHDSRRPDACTYPDTGKRSRKREILSTSSVGGARLKRSRPPDLICDAEAPSLIQGNQRNYTHTCFRPPSPGALPASGCLVLETGEEKSYFSAKDGPPLYSPDFSDHLREEVLPAQEERELDGSENCKSAGVANNLPAEEKPHGNTLNFLQLGRSPDTQVEEFNLQNATEDQNGNALVPKDFPDVNDVDLCAPDTLDPMQNNTSNYAPSTQDKSTYGEKEELTAANMVISEGLLTESHPQEEIGTSGSIASSEKSDYDSVGQEMAKSMMTFLLPQAIPLLKKASRKKKAMVSPSKIVPCMVKSQWENNEARYTVDVPPPVVTLAESAHMEKEERHIQNTVLNLVGQSFEHANSVVLDSFEDDQCGDLATKQVILYSDIAEADLVSFEEDTCPPNTWGQLIVQNESSVSRVETSGSKDIFCYSEVHMTLNEKPQDGDMCISESVLACTSPSDNVLPENTNACANLDENPLDVELHSGEKHFNIVPDCTIATDASDTNQRGTGDSSQISSKEISVNGVVAEPGITSFTQTPNKVYPWKTVRNVDLLARKNNVPLSESIIHRNFGEHLDPETDPATGTFLSLEIHQMDSSDDKPGQKDSVAVQARLGGQSHSLHTENTTMNFESVINNMAPAVSQNQAFAFASNDKDTSDVFQPSVSVLAKSQVHLDEEMLGHKNLVDSNSPTSFLNQKTSFCENNSSSAKGVQASVDMNRRKVELNNELQNIVELVGCYVHPMPITSLLLSTKGNEIYICVLCGLLMDRDRTLFIYKLGIKEPRVGCPSFVGHTFMTLPILKNHFGREVEVERSGLQFTPDGQHLVLLDNIKTPYCREGRIQCLCSTCTSDCSEENAVKIVQVKFGYVSIVVKLKTVESLHCILVCEPNHLVAVGETGRLHLWVMNSVWSAQIEEFILPANDCTSPGIMELKGIPKSTSLVVGHHGFGEFSIWDISKRILLSSFCAPSTSIYQFFPISLFSWKNEGPGFSNSNVEEHVNGIMAATKMWFSESSENSSFLPSEGEDVAVWLLVSTISDSNAQHNFIQSDRQNHSVGCWRLALLVKNMVILGTALDLRAAAVGASAGHGIIGTSDGLVYMWELSTGTKLAMLHHFRGSSVSCVATDGSTGGALAVAGGDQLLVYLQITHTQKSS; encoded by the exons ATTACTTCTGATGGACATTCGGGTTCTGGCCAAACTCCAGGTATTGCATGGGAGAAGTTTCAAAAGAAAGGTTGCCCTCGCATGAAGATTTGGCATGGAAAGAGATTTTCGGGCAAGATAGATGGGGTGGAG ttttttgggtttaaaaaTCAATTAGTCCAAAGACTACTTCGGGAACTGGTGGCAAATGTCAATGGAACAGCAGAGCGAAGTTTGTTTTCCTCCAGCTCTGTCAATGGGGCTTCTAAAACTGAGCATGACAGTAGACGGCCAGATGCATGTACATATCCCGATACAGGAAAGCGAAGTAGGAAACGTGAAATTTTAAGTACATCGTCAGTTGGTGGGGCCAGACTTAAAAGATCCCGACCTCCGGATCTGATTTGCGATGCTGAGGCTCCAAGTTTAATACAAGGGAATCAGAGGAACTATACTCACACGTGTTTCAGGCCTCCCTCTCCAGGAGCGTTACCAGCATCAGGGTGCTTAGTGTTGGAAACTGGGGAAGAAAAGAGTTACTTCTCAGCCAAAGATGGGCCACCATTGTATTCTCCTGACTTCTCTGATCATCTCAGAGAGGAAGTTCTCCCTGCTCAAGAAGAGAGGGAACTTGATGGGTCTGAAAATTGCAAATCTGCTGGAGTAGCAAACAACTTGCCTGCAGAGGAAAAACCG CATGGAAACACTCTTAACTTCTTACAGCTTGGTAGGTCACCAGATACTCAGGTAGAGGAGTTCAATCTTCAAAATGCAACAGAAGACCAAAATGGAAATGCACTGGTTCCAAAAGACTTTCCAGATGTTAATGATGTTGATCTTTGTGCACCTGATACCTTGGATCCTATGCAAA ATAATACTTctaattatgctccaagtacCCAAGATAAAAGTACCTATGGTGAGAAAGAAGAGTTAACTGCAGCTAACATGGTCATTTCTGAAGGGTTGCTAACTGAATCACATCCACAGGAAGAAATAGGCACATCTGGTTCAATTGCAAGTTCTGAAAAGAGTGATTATGATTCAGTTGGTCAGGAAATGGCCAAGTCAATGATGACATTTCTGCTTCCGCAAGCAATTCCTTTGCTTAAGAAGGCCTCTAGGAAGAAAAAGGCTATGGTTAGCCCTTCAAAAATTGTGCCGTGTATGGTGAAGTCTCAGTGGGAAAATAATGAAGCCAGATACACTGTAGATGTTCCGCCTCCTG TTGTAACACTTGCTGAGAGTGCACACATGGAAAAGGAAGAAAGGCATATCCAAAATACAGTTCTTAATTTGGTAGGACAAAGTTTTGAACATGCCAACTCTGTTGTTCTTGACAGTTTTGAGGATGATCAATGTGGTGATCTTGCAACTAAGCAGGTGATATTGTATTCTGATATTGCTGAAGCTGATCTAGTTAGTTTTGAGGAAGACACCTGTCCTCCCAACACTTGGGGACAGCTTATTGTGCAGAACGAGTCATCAGTTTCTCGTGTTGAGACCAGTGGGAGCAAAGATATCTTTTGTTACAGTGAAGTACACATGACTTTGAATGAAAAGCCTCAGGATGGTGACATGTGCATTTCTGAGTCCGTTTTAGCTTGCACATCACCAAGCGATAATGTTCTTCCCGAAAACACTAATGCTTGTGCTAACTTGGATGAAAACCCACTAGATGTTGAACTCCATTCTGGGGAAAAGCACTTCAACATTGTGCCTGATTGTACTATAG CTACTGATGCAAGTGACACTAATCAAAGAGGCACGGGAGATTCTTCACAAATATCATCAAAGGAAATTAGTGTTAACGGAGTGGTTGCTGAACCTGGCATTACGTCCTTTACTCAAACACCAAATAAAGTTTATCCCTGGAAAACGGTCCGTAATGTGGACCTGTTAGCAAGAAAGAATAATGTCCCACTGTCAGAAAGTATCATACACAGAAACTTTGGAGAGCATCTTGACCCTGAAACAGATCCTGCCACAggaacttttctttccttggaGATTCATCAAATGGACTCTTCTGATGACAAACCAGGCCAAAAAGACTCGGTTGCTGTTCAAGCCAGACTTGGAGGACAATCCCATAGTTTGCATACAGAAAATACTACTATGAATTTCGAAAGTGTAATAAACAATATGGCTCCTGCTGTATCACAAAATCAAGCATTCGCTTTTGCCTCCAATGACAAGGATACTTCAGATGTTTTTCAGCCATCTGTTTCAGTTTTAGCAAAATCTCAAGTCCATCTTGACGAGGAGATGCTTGGGCACAAGAATCTTGTTGATTCAAACAGTCCCACATCATTTCTGAATCAGAAGACCAGCTTCTGTGAAAATAACAGTTCAAGTGCCAAAGGAGTTCAAGCTAGTGTAGACATGAATCGCAGGAAAGTGGAGCTTAATAATGAGCTACAAAACATTGTTGAGCTTGTCGGATGCTATGTCCACCCCATGCCTATTACCTCACTACTTTTGAGCACCAAAGGGAATGAAATCTACATTTGTGTTTTATGTGGGCTTCTGATGGACAGAGACAGAACCCTGTTCATCTACAAGTTAGGTATCAAGGAACCAAGAGTTGGATGCCCTTCTTTTGTTGGGCACACATTCATGACGTTGCCGATTCTGAAAAATCACTTTGGTAGAGAA GTTGAAGTGGAAAGATCTGGTTTGCAATTTACTCCAGATGGCCAGCATCTTGTTTTACTTGACAACATAAAAACACCTTATTGCAG GGAAGGGAGAATTCAGTGCTTGTGTTCAACATGTACATCAGACTGCTCCGAGGAGAATGCAGTGAAGattgtgcaagtaaaatttggATATGTTTCAATTGTTGTAAAATTGAAAACAGTTGAGAGTTTACACTGTATATTGGTTTGTGAACCTAACCATCTTGTCGCTGTTGGAGAGACTGGGAGACTGCATCTGTGGGTCATGAATTCAGTATGGAG CGCACAGATAGAGGAATTCATTTTACCAGCTAATGATTGCACCTCTCCTGGAATAATGGAGTTGAAGGGGATTCCAAAAAGTACTTCTCTAGTTGTGGGTCATCATGGTTTTGGGGAATTTAGTATATG gGATATTTCTAAGCGCATCTTACTGTCAAGTTTCTGTGCTCCTAGCACTTCAATTTATCAATTCTTTCCAATCAGTTTATTTAGTTGGAAAAATGAAGGCCCTGGTTTCAGCAACTCTAATGTCGAGGAACACGTCAATGGGATTATGGCTGCAACAAAAATGTGGTTTTCAGAGAGCAGTGAGAATAGTTCTTTCCTTCCGTCAGAGGGGGAAGATGTTGCTGTCTGGCTCCTTGTCTCAACCATCTCTGACTCTAATGCTCAACATAACTTTATACAAAGTGATCGCCAAAATCATTCAGTAGGATGTTGGAGGCTAGCTCTACTGGTGAAAAATATGGTCATCCTGGGAACTGCATTGGATCTAAG GGCTGCTGCCGTTGGTGCATCAGCTGGTCATGGGATTATTGGCACAAGTGATGGACTTGTGTATATGTGGGAATTATCAACAGGAACCAAACTTGCCATGTTGCATCATTTCAGAG GTAGCAGTGTTTCATGTGTTGCTACTGATGGTTCAACGGGAGGTGCTTTGGCAGTGGCCGGTGGTGATCAGTTGCTGGTTTATCTGCAGATTACGCACACCCAAAAAAGTTCTTGA
- the LOC133869800 gene encoding uncharacterized protein LOC133869800 isoform X2, translating into MPKPNEEEESDGLEITSIGSLYKGPWDKKYWSSSRGKDRYPYPVGYQVVRAHNGSTYKMEIHEGPKGPLFVITSDGHSGSGQTPGIAWEKFQKKGCPRMKIWHGKRFSGKIDGVEFFGFKNQLVQRLLRELVANVNGTAERSLFSSSSVNGASKTEHDSRRPDACTYPDTGKRSRKREILSTSSVGGARLKRSRPPDLICDAEAPSLIQGNQRNYTHTCFRPPSPGALPASGCLVLETGEEKSYFSAKDGPPLYSPDFSDHLREEVLPAQEERELDGSENCKSAGVANNLPAEEKPLGRSPDTQVEEFNLQNATEDQNGNALVPKDFPDVNDVDLCAPDTLDPMQNNTSNYAPSTQDKSTYGEKEELTAANMVISEGLLTESHPQEEIGTSGSIASSEKSDYDSVGQEMAKSMMTFLLPQAIPLLKKASRKKKAMVSPSKIVPCMVKSQWENNEARYTVDVPPPVVTLAESAHMEKEERHIQNTVLNLVGQSFEHANSVVLDSFEDDQCGDLATKQVILYSDIAEADLVSFEEDTCPPNTWGQLIVQNESSVSRVETSGSKDIFCYSEVHMTLNEKPQDGDMCISESVLACTSPSDNVLPENTNACANLDENPLDVELHSGEKHFNIVPDCTIATDASDTNQRGTGDSSQISSKEISVNGVVAEPGITSFTQTPNKVYPWKTVRNVDLLARKNNVPLSESIIHRNFGEHLDPETDPATGTFLSLEIHQMDSSDDKPGQKDSVAVQARLGGQSHSLHTENTTMNFESVINNMAPAVSQNQAFAFASNDKDTSDVFQPSVSVLAKSQVHLDEEMLGHKNLVDSNSPTSFLNQKTSFCENNSSSAKGVQASVDMNRRKVELNNELQNIVELVGCYVHPMPITSLLLSTKGNEIYICVLCGLLMDRDRTLFIYKLGIKEPRVGCPSFVGHTFMTLPILKNHFGREVEVERSGLQFTPDGQHLVLLDNIKTPYCREGRIQCLCSTCTSDCSEENAVKIVQVKFGYVSIVVKLKTVESLHCILVCEPNHLVAVGETGRLHLWVMNSVWSAQIEEFILPANDCTSPGIMELKGIPKSTSLVVGHHGFGEFSIWDISKRILLSSFCAPSTSIYQFFPISLFSWKNEGPGFSNSNVEEHVNGIMAATKMWFSESSENSSFLPSEGEDVAVWLLVSTISDSNAQHNFIQSDRQNHSVGCWRLALLVKNMVILGTALDLRAAAVGASAGHGIIGTSDGLVYMWELSTGTKLAMLHHFRGSSVSCVATDGSTGGALAVAGGDQLLVYLQITHTQKSS; encoded by the exons ATTACTTCTGATGGACATTCGGGTTCTGGCCAAACTCCAGGTATTGCATGGGAGAAGTTTCAAAAGAAAGGTTGCCCTCGCATGAAGATTTGGCATGGAAAGAGATTTTCGGGCAAGATAGATGGGGTGGAG ttttttgggtttaaaaaTCAATTAGTCCAAAGACTACTTCGGGAACTGGTGGCAAATGTCAATGGAACAGCAGAGCGAAGTTTGTTTTCCTCCAGCTCTGTCAATGGGGCTTCTAAAACTGAGCATGACAGTAGACGGCCAGATGCATGTACATATCCCGATACAGGAAAGCGAAGTAGGAAACGTGAAATTTTAAGTACATCGTCAGTTGGTGGGGCCAGACTTAAAAGATCCCGACCTCCGGATCTGATTTGCGATGCTGAGGCTCCAAGTTTAATACAAGGGAATCAGAGGAACTATACTCACACGTGTTTCAGGCCTCCCTCTCCAGGAGCGTTACCAGCATCAGGGTGCTTAGTGTTGGAAACTGGGGAAGAAAAGAGTTACTTCTCAGCCAAAGATGGGCCACCATTGTATTCTCCTGACTTCTCTGATCATCTCAGAGAGGAAGTTCTCCCTGCTCAAGAAGAGAGGGAACTTGATGGGTCTGAAAATTGCAAATCTGCTGGAGTAGCAAACAACTTGCCTGCAGAGGAAAAACCG CTTGGTAGGTCACCAGATACTCAGGTAGAGGAGTTCAATCTTCAAAATGCAACAGAAGACCAAAATGGAAATGCACTGGTTCCAAAAGACTTTCCAGATGTTAATGATGTTGATCTTTGTGCACCTGATACCTTGGATCCTATGCAAA ATAATACTTctaattatgctccaagtacCCAAGATAAAAGTACCTATGGTGAGAAAGAAGAGTTAACTGCAGCTAACATGGTCATTTCTGAAGGGTTGCTAACTGAATCACATCCACAGGAAGAAATAGGCACATCTGGTTCAATTGCAAGTTCTGAAAAGAGTGATTATGATTCAGTTGGTCAGGAAATGGCCAAGTCAATGATGACATTTCTGCTTCCGCAAGCAATTCCTTTGCTTAAGAAGGCCTCTAGGAAGAAAAAGGCTATGGTTAGCCCTTCAAAAATTGTGCCGTGTATGGTGAAGTCTCAGTGGGAAAATAATGAAGCCAGATACACTGTAGATGTTCCGCCTCCTG TTGTAACACTTGCTGAGAGTGCACACATGGAAAAGGAAGAAAGGCATATCCAAAATACAGTTCTTAATTTGGTAGGACAAAGTTTTGAACATGCCAACTCTGTTGTTCTTGACAGTTTTGAGGATGATCAATGTGGTGATCTTGCAACTAAGCAGGTGATATTGTATTCTGATATTGCTGAAGCTGATCTAGTTAGTTTTGAGGAAGACACCTGTCCTCCCAACACTTGGGGACAGCTTATTGTGCAGAACGAGTCATCAGTTTCTCGTGTTGAGACCAGTGGGAGCAAAGATATCTTTTGTTACAGTGAAGTACACATGACTTTGAATGAAAAGCCTCAGGATGGTGACATGTGCATTTCTGAGTCCGTTTTAGCTTGCACATCACCAAGCGATAATGTTCTTCCCGAAAACACTAATGCTTGTGCTAACTTGGATGAAAACCCACTAGATGTTGAACTCCATTCTGGGGAAAAGCACTTCAACATTGTGCCTGATTGTACTATAG CTACTGATGCAAGTGACACTAATCAAAGAGGCACGGGAGATTCTTCACAAATATCATCAAAGGAAATTAGTGTTAACGGAGTGGTTGCTGAACCTGGCATTACGTCCTTTACTCAAACACCAAATAAAGTTTATCCCTGGAAAACGGTCCGTAATGTGGACCTGTTAGCAAGAAAGAATAATGTCCCACTGTCAGAAAGTATCATACACAGAAACTTTGGAGAGCATCTTGACCCTGAAACAGATCCTGCCACAggaacttttctttccttggaGATTCATCAAATGGACTCTTCTGATGACAAACCAGGCCAAAAAGACTCGGTTGCTGTTCAAGCCAGACTTGGAGGACAATCCCATAGTTTGCATACAGAAAATACTACTATGAATTTCGAAAGTGTAATAAACAATATGGCTCCTGCTGTATCACAAAATCAAGCATTCGCTTTTGCCTCCAATGACAAGGATACTTCAGATGTTTTTCAGCCATCTGTTTCAGTTTTAGCAAAATCTCAAGTCCATCTTGACGAGGAGATGCTTGGGCACAAGAATCTTGTTGATTCAAACAGTCCCACATCATTTCTGAATCAGAAGACCAGCTTCTGTGAAAATAACAGTTCAAGTGCCAAAGGAGTTCAAGCTAGTGTAGACATGAATCGCAGGAAAGTGGAGCTTAATAATGAGCTACAAAACATTGTTGAGCTTGTCGGATGCTATGTCCACCCCATGCCTATTACCTCACTACTTTTGAGCACCAAAGGGAATGAAATCTACATTTGTGTTTTATGTGGGCTTCTGATGGACAGAGACAGAACCCTGTTCATCTACAAGTTAGGTATCAAGGAACCAAGAGTTGGATGCCCTTCTTTTGTTGGGCACACATTCATGACGTTGCCGATTCTGAAAAATCACTTTGGTAGAGAA GTTGAAGTGGAAAGATCTGGTTTGCAATTTACTCCAGATGGCCAGCATCTTGTTTTACTTGACAACATAAAAACACCTTATTGCAG GGAAGGGAGAATTCAGTGCTTGTGTTCAACATGTACATCAGACTGCTCCGAGGAGAATGCAGTGAAGattgtgcaagtaaaatttggATATGTTTCAATTGTTGTAAAATTGAAAACAGTTGAGAGTTTACACTGTATATTGGTTTGTGAACCTAACCATCTTGTCGCTGTTGGAGAGACTGGGAGACTGCATCTGTGGGTCATGAATTCAGTATGGAG CGCACAGATAGAGGAATTCATTTTACCAGCTAATGATTGCACCTCTCCTGGAATAATGGAGTTGAAGGGGATTCCAAAAAGTACTTCTCTAGTTGTGGGTCATCATGGTTTTGGGGAATTTAGTATATG gGATATTTCTAAGCGCATCTTACTGTCAAGTTTCTGTGCTCCTAGCACTTCAATTTATCAATTCTTTCCAATCAGTTTATTTAGTTGGAAAAATGAAGGCCCTGGTTTCAGCAACTCTAATGTCGAGGAACACGTCAATGGGATTATGGCTGCAACAAAAATGTGGTTTTCAGAGAGCAGTGAGAATAGTTCTTTCCTTCCGTCAGAGGGGGAAGATGTTGCTGTCTGGCTCCTTGTCTCAACCATCTCTGACTCTAATGCTCAACATAACTTTATACAAAGTGATCGCCAAAATCATTCAGTAGGATGTTGGAGGCTAGCTCTACTGGTGAAAAATATGGTCATCCTGGGAACTGCATTGGATCTAAG GGCTGCTGCCGTTGGTGCATCAGCTGGTCATGGGATTATTGGCACAAGTGATGGACTTGTGTATATGTGGGAATTATCAACAGGAACCAAACTTGCCATGTTGCATCATTTCAGAG GTAGCAGTGTTTCATGTGTTGCTACTGATGGTTCAACGGGAGGTGCTTTGGCAGTGGCCGGTGGTGATCAGTTGCTGGTTTATCTGCAGATTACGCACACCCAAAAAAGTTCTTGA
- the LOC133869800 gene encoding uncharacterized protein LOC133869800 isoform X3, whose protein sequence is MPKPNEEEESDGLEITSIGSLYKGPWDKKYWSSSRGKDRYPYPVGYQVVRAHNGSTYKMEIHEGPKGPLFVITSDGHSGSGQTPGIAWEKFQKKGCPRMKIWHGKRFSGKIDGVEFFGFKNQLVQRLLRELVANVNGTAERSLFSSSSVNGASKTEHDSRRPDACTYPDTGKRSRKREILSTSSVGGARLKRSRPPDLICDAEAPSLIQGNQRNYTHTCFRPPSPGALPASGCLVLETGEEKSYFSAKDGPPLYSPDFSDHLREEVLPAQEERELDGSENCKSAGVANNLPAEEKPHGNTLNFLQLGRSPDTQVEEFNLQNATEDQNGNALVPKDFPDVNDVDLCAPDTLDPMQNNTSNYAPSTQDKSTYGEKEELTAANMVISEGLLTESHPQEEIGTSGSIASSEKSDYDSVGQEMAKSMMTFLLPQAIPLLKKASRKKKAMVSPSKIVPCMVKSQWENNEARYTVDVPPPVVTLAESAHMEKEERHIQNTVLNLVGQSFEHANSVVLDSFEDDQCGDLATKQVILYSDIAEADLVSFEEDTCPPNTWGQLIVQNESSVSRVETSGSKDIFCYSEVHMTLNEKPQDGDMCISESVLACTSPSDNVLPENTNACANLDENPLDVELHSGEKHFNIVPDCTIATDASDTNQRGTGDSSQISSKEISVNGVVAEPGITSFTQTPNKVYPWKTVRNVDLLARKNNVPLSESIIHRNFGEHLDPETDPATGTFLSLEIHQMDSSDDKPGQKDSVAVQARLGGQSHSLHTENTTMNFESVINNMAPAVSQNQAFAFASNDKDTSDVFQPSVSVLAKSQVHLDEEMLGHKNLVDSNSPTSFLNQKTSFCENNSSSAKGVQASVDMNRRKVELNNELQNIVELVGCYVHPMPITSLLLSTKGNEIYICVLCGLLMDRDRTLFIYKLGIKEPRVGCPSFVGHTFMTLPILKNHFGREVEVERSGLQFTPDGQHLVLLDNIKTPYCREGRIQCLCSTCTSDCSEENAVKIVQVKFGYVSIVVKLKTVESLHCILVCEPNHLVAVGETGRLHLWVMNSVWSAQIEEFILPANDCTSPGIMELKGIPKSTSLVVGHHGFGEFSIWDISKRILLSSFCAPSTSIYQFFPISLFSWKNEGPGFSNSNVEEHVNGIMAATKMWFSESSENSSFLPSEGEDVAVWLLVSTISDSNAQHNFIQSDRQNHSVGCWRLALLVKNMVILGTALDLRC, encoded by the exons ATTACTTCTGATGGACATTCGGGTTCTGGCCAAACTCCAGGTATTGCATGGGAGAAGTTTCAAAAGAAAGGTTGCCCTCGCATGAAGATTTGGCATGGAAAGAGATTTTCGGGCAAGATAGATGGGGTGGAG ttttttgggtttaaaaaTCAATTAGTCCAAAGACTACTTCGGGAACTGGTGGCAAATGTCAATGGAACAGCAGAGCGAAGTTTGTTTTCCTCCAGCTCTGTCAATGGGGCTTCTAAAACTGAGCATGACAGTAGACGGCCAGATGCATGTACATATCCCGATACAGGAAAGCGAAGTAGGAAACGTGAAATTTTAAGTACATCGTCAGTTGGTGGGGCCAGACTTAAAAGATCCCGACCTCCGGATCTGATTTGCGATGCTGAGGCTCCAAGTTTAATACAAGGGAATCAGAGGAACTATACTCACACGTGTTTCAGGCCTCCCTCTCCAGGAGCGTTACCAGCATCAGGGTGCTTAGTGTTGGAAACTGGGGAAGAAAAGAGTTACTTCTCAGCCAAAGATGGGCCACCATTGTATTCTCCTGACTTCTCTGATCATCTCAGAGAGGAAGTTCTCCCTGCTCAAGAAGAGAGGGAACTTGATGGGTCTGAAAATTGCAAATCTGCTGGAGTAGCAAACAACTTGCCTGCAGAGGAAAAACCG CATGGAAACACTCTTAACTTCTTACAGCTTGGTAGGTCACCAGATACTCAGGTAGAGGAGTTCAATCTTCAAAATGCAACAGAAGACCAAAATGGAAATGCACTGGTTCCAAAAGACTTTCCAGATGTTAATGATGTTGATCTTTGTGCACCTGATACCTTGGATCCTATGCAAA ATAATACTTctaattatgctccaagtacCCAAGATAAAAGTACCTATGGTGAGAAAGAAGAGTTAACTGCAGCTAACATGGTCATTTCTGAAGGGTTGCTAACTGAATCACATCCACAGGAAGAAATAGGCACATCTGGTTCAATTGCAAGTTCTGAAAAGAGTGATTATGATTCAGTTGGTCAGGAAATGGCCAAGTCAATGATGACATTTCTGCTTCCGCAAGCAATTCCTTTGCTTAAGAAGGCCTCTAGGAAGAAAAAGGCTATGGTTAGCCCTTCAAAAATTGTGCCGTGTATGGTGAAGTCTCAGTGGGAAAATAATGAAGCCAGATACACTGTAGATGTTCCGCCTCCTG TTGTAACACTTGCTGAGAGTGCACACATGGAAAAGGAAGAAAGGCATATCCAAAATACAGTTCTTAATTTGGTAGGACAAAGTTTTGAACATGCCAACTCTGTTGTTCTTGACAGTTTTGAGGATGATCAATGTGGTGATCTTGCAACTAAGCAGGTGATATTGTATTCTGATATTGCTGAAGCTGATCTAGTTAGTTTTGAGGAAGACACCTGTCCTCCCAACACTTGGGGACAGCTTATTGTGCAGAACGAGTCATCAGTTTCTCGTGTTGAGACCAGTGGGAGCAAAGATATCTTTTGTTACAGTGAAGTACACATGACTTTGAATGAAAAGCCTCAGGATGGTGACATGTGCATTTCTGAGTCCGTTTTAGCTTGCACATCACCAAGCGATAATGTTCTTCCCGAAAACACTAATGCTTGTGCTAACTTGGATGAAAACCCACTAGATGTTGAACTCCATTCTGGGGAAAAGCACTTCAACATTGTGCCTGATTGTACTATAG CTACTGATGCAAGTGACACTAATCAAAGAGGCACGGGAGATTCTTCACAAATATCATCAAAGGAAATTAGTGTTAACGGAGTGGTTGCTGAACCTGGCATTACGTCCTTTACTCAAACACCAAATAAAGTTTATCCCTGGAAAACGGTCCGTAATGTGGACCTGTTAGCAAGAAAGAATAATGTCCCACTGTCAGAAAGTATCATACACAGAAACTTTGGAGAGCATCTTGACCCTGAAACAGATCCTGCCACAggaacttttctttccttggaGATTCATCAAATGGACTCTTCTGATGACAAACCAGGCCAAAAAGACTCGGTTGCTGTTCAAGCCAGACTTGGAGGACAATCCCATAGTTTGCATACAGAAAATACTACTATGAATTTCGAAAGTGTAATAAACAATATGGCTCCTGCTGTATCACAAAATCAAGCATTCGCTTTTGCCTCCAATGACAAGGATACTTCAGATGTTTTTCAGCCATCTGTTTCAGTTTTAGCAAAATCTCAAGTCCATCTTGACGAGGAGATGCTTGGGCACAAGAATCTTGTTGATTCAAACAGTCCCACATCATTTCTGAATCAGAAGACCAGCTTCTGTGAAAATAACAGTTCAAGTGCCAAAGGAGTTCAAGCTAGTGTAGACATGAATCGCAGGAAAGTGGAGCTTAATAATGAGCTACAAAACATTGTTGAGCTTGTCGGATGCTATGTCCACCCCATGCCTATTACCTCACTACTTTTGAGCACCAAAGGGAATGAAATCTACATTTGTGTTTTATGTGGGCTTCTGATGGACAGAGACAGAACCCTGTTCATCTACAAGTTAGGTATCAAGGAACCAAGAGTTGGATGCCCTTCTTTTGTTGGGCACACATTCATGACGTTGCCGATTCTGAAAAATCACTTTGGTAGAGAA GTTGAAGTGGAAAGATCTGGTTTGCAATTTACTCCAGATGGCCAGCATCTTGTTTTACTTGACAACATAAAAACACCTTATTGCAG GGAAGGGAGAATTCAGTGCTTGTGTTCAACATGTACATCAGACTGCTCCGAGGAGAATGCAGTGAAGattgtgcaagtaaaatttggATATGTTTCAATTGTTGTAAAATTGAAAACAGTTGAGAGTTTACACTGTATATTGGTTTGTGAACCTAACCATCTTGTCGCTGTTGGAGAGACTGGGAGACTGCATCTGTGGGTCATGAATTCAGTATGGAG CGCACAGATAGAGGAATTCATTTTACCAGCTAATGATTGCACCTCTCCTGGAATAATGGAGTTGAAGGGGATTCCAAAAAGTACTTCTCTAGTTGTGGGTCATCATGGTTTTGGGGAATTTAGTATATG gGATATTTCTAAGCGCATCTTACTGTCAAGTTTCTGTGCTCCTAGCACTTCAATTTATCAATTCTTTCCAATCAGTTTATTTAGTTGGAAAAATGAAGGCCCTGGTTTCAGCAACTCTAATGTCGAGGAACACGTCAATGGGATTATGGCTGCAACAAAAATGTGGTTTTCAGAGAGCAGTGAGAATAGTTCTTTCCTTCCGTCAGAGGGGGAAGATGTTGCTGTCTGGCTCCTTGTCTCAACCATCTCTGACTCTAATGCTCAACATAACTTTATACAAAGTGATCGCCAAAATCATTCAGTAGGATGTTGGAGGCTAGCTCTACTGGTGAAAAATATGGTCATCCTGGGAACTGCATTGGATCTAAGGTgctag